A segment of the Chryseobacterium scophthalmum genome:
TTTAAAAATTCTGATTTTTTTTTTGAAGTGAACGTTATTCTCTAAGGAATTTATTGCAGAAAGGAGCATTCCGTAGGAATGCAATCTGTGTAGAAAAGATAATGATTAGAAATTCGGCGTTCCGTAGGAACGCTATCTAAAAAAGTGAAAAATGCCAAACACATACACACAAGTTTATATTCAACTTGTCTTTGCCACAAAAGGTAGAGACAATAAAATTATAAATTCTGTTCGTGATGAAATTGAAAAATATATTTGTGGTATTTTCAATAATAAAGGGCAAAAAGTTTTGGCTATTTATGCGAATCCGGATCATGTTCACATCTTTTTTAGTTATAAAAATTTGCAAATTACTATCTCAGATCTGGTGAAAACCGTCAAAACAGAATCAACAAATTTTATCAATGAAAAAAAGCTATGTCTAAATCACTTTGGGTGGCAACAAGGTTATGGTGCATTTTCTTACGCAAAAAGTCAGAAAGAGCAAGTTGTAAATTATATTTTAAACCAAGAATTACATCATAAAAAGAAAACTTTTAAAGAAGAATATATAGAATTTTTAAATGCTTTTGAAATTGAATTTCAGGAACAGTATTTGTTTGAATTTTACGA
Coding sequences within it:
- the tnpA gene encoding IS200/IS605 family transposase — its product is MPNTYTQVYIQLVFATKGRDNKIINSVRDEIEKYICGIFNNKGQKVLAIYANPDHVHIFFSYKNLQITISDLVKTVKTESTNFINEKKLCLNHFGWQQGYGAFSYAKSQKEQVVNYILNQELHHKKKTFKEEYIEFLNAFEIEFQEQYLFEFYD